DNA sequence from the Parabacteroides pacaensis genome:
AACCTATCGCAGGAAATTTGGGCGGATATGGCAAACAGCCCGCTTATTTTCTTTTCGGCAGGGAGTTACGAAATGTTCCAAGAACAGCCGAAGGATACACAAAAAGCCATCCAAAAGAAATATACGATCTTGAACGAACCGGATACAAAAGCCATGGAGAAATCCGAACGTTTAGGGTATTTGCCTGACAAAAGCAAAACGGCTTCGGTAAATATGAACCGGGGTGATTTTCTTCCTGCTACCACTCAATTGGCTATTCAATATCTTTCTGCCCGGAGCACGAAAGGTTTTTTCCTGATGGTAGAAGGCGCACGTATCGATAAAAGTGCTCACCAGAACGATTACCAAGCGGTAATCCGCGAAGTACTGGATTTCGATAAAGCGGTAGAGGCGGCTATCCGTTTTGCCGAGAAAGACGGGAATACGTTAGTGATTATTTCTGCCGATCATGAAACGGGTGCACTTGCTTTGCGGGACGGAAATATCGAAGAAGGACGCATGAAAGGTATATTCGTATCGAAAGGGCATACTCCGATTATGGTTCCGCTATTTGCTTACGGGCCGCAGTCAGGGAAGTTTACAGGGGTACAAGAAAACAATGAAGTAAGTAAGA
Encoded proteins:
- a CDS encoding alkaline phosphatase; amino-acid sequence: MKNGNLKRNGLLLAFLIGYHLSAQEIVKGEFKNEDPHPSYTPSFYVDGTDKPVKNVILMIGDGMGLAHICSGMYANQGKLTITNLRTCGFVRTQSSDGFITDSAASGTAYSTGEKTNNGALGMDADGQPVQNLPEKLAPDGYVSGIVTTDNLDGATPAAFFAHQPQRNLSQEIWADMANSPLIFFSAGSYEMFQEQPKDTQKAIQKKYTILNEPDTKAMEKSERLGYLPDKSKTASVNMNRGDFLPATTQLAIQYLSARSTKGFFLMVEGARIDKSAHQNDYQAVIREVLDFDKAVEAAIRFAEKDGNTLVIISADHETGALALRDGNIEEGRMKGIFVSKGHTPIMVPLFAYGPQSGKFTGVQENNEVSKKIYQLLHQ